Proteins encoded in a region of the Zea mays cultivar B73 chromosome 4, Zm-B73-REFERENCE-NAM-5.0, whole genome shotgun sequence genome:
- the LOC100276027 gene encoding uncharacterized LOC100276027 precursor (The RefSeq protein has 1 substitution compared to this genomic sequence): protein MAAAPPRWWPLLLQLAIALGILLAAAEAWTGEIRGRVVCDVCGDAAIGPEDHALEGAEVAVLCITKSGEVINYQAFTNSKGVYTVAETMPESDRWDSCLARPMSSFHLHCTRRGDAHSGVKFTYNKSSGNPHTVKPFLYKPATIPLYCS from the exons ATGGCGGCGGCACCCCCTCGCTGGTGGCCGCTCCTCCTGCAGCTCGCAATCGCCCTTGGCATCCTGCTCGCGGCGGCCGAGGCTTGGACGGGGGAGATCCGCGGCCGCGTCGTCTGCGACGTCTGCGGCGACGCAGCCATCGGCCCGGAGGACCACGCCCTCGAAG GTGCGGAGGTTGCTGTCCTCTGCATCACAAAATCTGGTGAGGTTATCAACTATCAAGCCTTCACAAACTCCAAGGGCGTGTATACTGTCGCCGAGACTATGCCGGAGAGCGACAGGTGGGACTCGTGCTTGGCGAGGCCTATGAGCAGCTTCCATCTACATTGCACACGGCGGGGTGATGCTCACTCTGGGGTGAAGTTCACTTACAACAAATCGTCTGGGAACCCGCACACCGTCAAGCCTTTCCTCTACAAGCCGGCCACCGTCCCTCTGTATTGTAGTTAA